The following coding sequences lie in one Maribacter forsetii DSM 18668 genomic window:
- a CDS encoding nucleoside deaminase: MKDHAFFMRRAIEMAAKGMNSNAGGPFGAVVVKDGEIIAEGHNKVTSTNDPTAHAEMVVIRDACNKLNTFQLTDCIIYTSCEPCPMCFGAIYWARPKAVYFGCDKADAKAIDFDDQFIYDELEVGMQDRQIHFKQMLQEEAVEVFNNWASKQNKTKY, encoded by the coding sequence ATGAAAGATCACGCGTTTTTTATGAGAAGAGCCATTGAAATGGCAGCAAAGGGAATGAACTCGAACGCCGGTGGACCATTTGGTGCCGTGGTAGTTAAAGATGGAGAAATTATTGCTGAAGGCCATAATAAAGTAACCTCTACCAATGACCCCACAGCACATGCAGAAATGGTGGTGATTAGAGATGCCTGTAACAAACTGAATACTTTTCAGCTAACCGATTGTATCATCTATACTTCTTGCGAACCCTGCCCTATGTGCTTTGGTGCTATATATTGGGCTAGACCTAAAGCCGTGTATTTTGGTTGCGATAAGGCGGATGCAAAAGCCATAGATTTCGATGATCAGTTTATTTATGATGAATTAGAAGTTGGTATGCAAGACAGACAAATTCACTTTAAACAAATGCTACAAGAAGAGGCTGTAGAAGTTTTTAATAATTGGGCTTCTAAACAAAATAAGACGAAGTATTGA
- a CDS encoding Crp/Fnr family transcriptional regulator yields MKAITKYWFLEGFSLFQKLGMPSMMKLCDLLEMDHVDKGSIIEIGARDKKCIFFLKNGSVKIVDSENDIVKYVVKKGNIFGELSIYDKDNSSKEVALALEDVVICYIESDMMEGLMEEYKSLKNGLLKIYGLRIRKLETRLQDLLYKDSKTRISEFIKAFIEEFGEIENDRVVAKNLLSHKDIANLTNTSRQTVNNVLSIMRKDKVIDYDSKCISYSKKFI; encoded by the coding sequence TTGAAAGCAATTACGAAATATTGGTTCTTAGAAGGATTTAGCCTTTTTCAAAAATTAGGAATGCCTTCTATGATGAAACTTTGTGATCTTCTAGAGATGGATCATGTAGACAAAGGCAGCATCATTGAGATAGGAGCAAGAGATAAAAAATGCATTTTCTTTTTAAAAAATGGATCTGTTAAAATCGTGGACTCTGAAAATGACATTGTAAAATACGTCGTTAAAAAGGGTAATATTTTTGGTGAGCTATCTATTTATGATAAGGATAACTCGTCTAAAGAAGTAGCCCTTGCTTTAGAAGATGTGGTAATCTGTTATATAGAATCTGATATGATGGAAGGCTTAATGGAAGAGTATAAGTCTTTAAAAAATGGTCTGTTAAAAATATATGGTCTTCGTATCAGAAAATTAGAAACAAGACTACAAGACCTTTTATATAAGGACAGTAAAACGAGAATCTCTGAATTTATAAAAGCTTTTATAGAGGAGTTTGGTGAAATAGAAAATGATAGGGTAGTGGCAAAAAACCTACTCTCTCATAAAGACATTGCCAACTTGACCAACACCTCTAGGCAGACAGTAAATAATGTATTAAGCATAATGCGAAAAGATAAGGTCATTGACTACGATTCTAAATGTATATCATATTCTAAGAAATTCATATAA
- a CDS encoding thiamine pyrophosphate-dependent enzyme, producing the protein MEKKVVWHKVLDSKKRLAEGRVMTVTAAHKGICLTHFKGKFSALDNKCPHQGGPLGEGSIENGLLRCPWHGWDFDPCTGVPPGGYDDGIETFPTKEEGDEIFVGIEEEEKHAETISDVMIETMVNWGVDTGFGMVGHSNLGVADAMMRQEEKGNFRFFGIRHEGAAAFAASAYGKLMGKPAVCFGIAGPGSTNMFTGMWDAKVDRSPMLALSGQVNTQVLGTGAFQEVDLVGAFQTVANFNHSVQQNSKHSELMSLAIKSALINRDVSHITFPDEVAFMPKPENEKAQTPEDRITPFNISPPRQMVAKAVGMITESEQPAIIVGHGARFQMNAIIAFAEKLNCPVITTFKGKGQISDHHELGCGVLGRSGTPIASWFMNESDLLIVFGASFSNHTGITPKKPIIQVDYDPAALSKFHKVDAALWGEISETLTIIEGQTEGKINTVDRRPEIAKRWEIWQEEKASRLQDESTVGLSSIAVFDAMNKVVPDNAVIAVDVGNNTYSFGRYFEPKNQSVLMSGYLGSIGFALPAAMGAWAAQGNERPIWSVSGDGGFGQYLGEMMTLVKYNMNIKHVLLNNSEIGKISKEQKAAELDVWKTSLHNANFSKYAENCGALGIRVTKIEELIPALEKLKAHDGPALLEIITDASLI; encoded by the coding sequence ATGGAAAAGAAAGTAGTGTGGCATAAAGTGTTAGATAGTAAAAAGAGATTGGCAGAAGGTCGTGTAATGACCGTTACTGCTGCTCATAAAGGTATTTGCTTAACACATTTTAAAGGCAAATTTTCTGCTTTAGATAATAAGTGTCCACACCAAGGTGGACCTCTAGGCGAAGGTTCTATTGAAAACGGATTGTTACGTTGCCCGTGGCACGGTTGGGATTTTGACCCTTGTACCGGTGTGCCGCCAGGTGGTTATGATGATGGTATTGAAACTTTTCCAACAAAGGAAGAGGGCGATGAAATTTTTGTGGGTATTGAAGAGGAAGAGAAACACGCAGAAACGATTTCTGATGTCATGATAGAAACCATGGTAAATTGGGGTGTTGATACCGGTTTTGGTATGGTTGGTCACTCAAACCTAGGGGTTGCCGATGCTATGATGCGTCAAGAAGAAAAAGGAAATTTCAGGTTTTTTGGAATACGTCATGAAGGAGCTGCAGCATTTGCGGCATCTGCTTATGGTAAACTAATGGGGAAACCCGCAGTTTGCTTTGGTATTGCAGGTCCGGGTTCTACCAATATGTTCACAGGTATGTGGGATGCTAAGGTTGACCGTTCACCAATGTTGGCACTTTCTGGTCAGGTAAATACACAAGTATTGGGAACAGGTGCTTTTCAAGAAGTAGATTTGGTAGGTGCTTTTCAAACCGTAGCCAATTTTAACCATAGTGTACAACAAAACTCTAAGCATAGTGAATTAATGAGCTTGGCGATTAAAAGCGCATTAATAAATAGAGATGTATCTCATATTACTTTCCCAGATGAGGTGGCCTTTATGCCAAAGCCAGAGAATGAAAAAGCACAGACTCCAGAAGATAGAATTACACCTTTTAATATTTCACCACCAAGACAAATGGTAGCGAAAGCAGTAGGTATGATTACAGAATCTGAACAGCCTGCAATAATCGTAGGGCATGGCGCTCGTTTTCAAATGAATGCTATAATCGCATTTGCAGAAAAATTAAACTGTCCGGTAATCACCACCTTTAAAGGAAAAGGACAAATTTCTGACCATCATGAATTAGGTTGTGGAGTATTAGGAAGAAGCGGAACGCCCATAGCTTCATGGTTTATGAACGAAAGTGATTTATTGATTGTTTTTGGAGCATCGTTTTCTAATCATACAGGTATTACGCCTAAAAAACCTATTATACAGGTAGATTATGACCCAGCAGCTTTAAGTAAATTTCATAAAGTTGATGCTGCGCTATGGGGAGAGATTTCTGAAACCTTGACCATTATAGAAGGACAAACCGAAGGAAAAATAAATACGGTAGATAGACGTCCAGAAATTGCTAAACGATGGGAGATATGGCAGGAGGAAAAAGCAAGTAGGCTGCAAGATGAAAGTACAGTTGGTCTAAGTTCAATTGCAGTATTTGATGCAATGAACAAAGTAGTACCAGACAATGCGGTTATTGCCGTAGATGTTGGTAACAACACCTATTCTTTTGGTCGTTATTTTGAACCTAAAAATCAATCTGTATTAATGTCGGGTTACTTGGGTTCTATAGGTTTTGCATTGCCTGCGGCAATGGGCGCTTGGGCTGCTCAAGGCAACGAAAGACCTATTTGGTCGGTCTCAGGTGATGGTGGCTTTGGTCAGTATTTAGGTGAGATGATGACTTTGGTGAAATACAATATGAACATTAAGCATGTGCTTTTAAACAACTCGGAAATCGGTAAAATTTCAAAGGAGCAAAAAGCGGCTGAATTAGATGTTTGGAAAACTTCTTTACACAATGCTAATTTTTCAAAGTATGCAGAGAATTGTGGGGCACTTGGTATTAGAGTTACCAAAATAGAAGAATTAATACCTGCTTTAGAAAAACTAAAAGCACATGATGGTCCGGCATTACTGGAAATAATCACTGACGCTAGTTTGATTTAA
- a CDS encoding metallophosphoesterase family protein, whose product MKKFSRFLLISSLGLFTSIVFSQEIEQSIFITGNTWDTTNTEVLSEISKESQLAKKPTVLILGNAAPKTEIEKSLDKQLSIMSKLGNDVIFVSGNKEWTKGHKGVSDIEEYIQKNSKAKFSPDDAEPIKHQDLGENVELITVDSQWFLENWDNHIYINEDSEIQNRNLFFLEFENRIKKAQGKIVFVALYHPIKTNSRQGFFSSIGGFSTQEFQNKQYRTLRNRLKTIARGSDNVIFLSGQGKNLQYINGSVPQITSGAAGKIESVKNGEPDDFSIAKKGYVRLDITTDGSVKANYYALENGSFNEVFKTTVLKSETEDLQVYNFDKNLGAKKSAAIYTKEAATKSGFYKALWGEHYREFYGKEVNAPVVFLDTLMGGLTPLKRGGGQQSKSLRLEDKEGKQYVMRALKKSTIKFLQANAFQETYIGDVLDGTTVDKFLADFYTTSNPYTPFVVGGLSNAVGVNHTNPILYYIPKQETLGVYNDEFGDELYMIEEHVGDTQVEAESFGKPLKILSTADVLQEINRSGKSVVDESSYIRARIFDMLLGDWDRHEDQWRWALYKNEDGTEYCSPIPRDRDQAFSKYDGTLISFLTRVIPGLRKMQTYDEDLRSVKWFASSPYHLDLTFIHASGWEEWEKQTNHIQDQLSDADIENAFEAIPDEIKGPIIDDIKQKLKGRRDNLKKITKAYYLYLNKFQVVTGTQKADDFTITRLADGKTTVKIDRKDLGLLNHTFSNDITKEIWLFGLDGKDTFTVEGEGDHPIKIKIVGGKKNDTYDFKNTRKVKLYDYKDKENTIVNKRSKKWLVNDYELNNYDHKKVKYNFNQLLPIIAFNPDDGVKLGVISNHTSYSLQRNPFTYKHSINAAYYGSTSGFDLSYKGEFSNIFHNWNFGLEGLYTSPSFSENFFGFGNETLYDADEVDLDFNRIRISKFKAAVSLQWEGINGGSFYFKPLVESFEVDNTADRFVAQLPQTNAFFDRQTYAGVETAYNFKNKNSAAFPTLGLDAGLTIGYKTNIDNTEADNSFAYIQPQLIIDHKLTKSGSIVFATKIAGEALIGDNFEFYHAATIGGINSLRGFRNERFTGKQSFYQNTDLRFPLGGLRTSLVPFRFGLTGSFDYGRVWVEDDTSNKWHNSVGASAWLIGAEAFTANIGYFNSTDGGRIVFALGFNF is encoded by the coding sequence ATGAAAAAGTTCTCCCGTTTTCTCCTAATATCTTCATTAGGATTATTTACAAGTATCGTTTTTTCTCAAGAAATAGAGCAGTCTATTTTTATTACTGGTAACACTTGGGATACCACAAATACAGAGGTTCTTTCTGAGATTTCAAAAGAATCGCAGTTAGCTAAGAAACCTACAGTATTAATATTAGGAAATGCAGCACCTAAGACTGAAATAGAAAAGTCATTAGACAAGCAGTTGTCAATTATGTCTAAACTGGGTAATGATGTCATTTTTGTATCTGGTAATAAAGAATGGACAAAAGGTCATAAAGGTGTTTCTGATATTGAAGAATATATACAGAAGAATAGTAAAGCAAAATTTTCTCCTGATGACGCTGAACCTATTAAGCATCAAGATTTGGGAGAAAACGTAGAATTGATTACGGTAGATTCTCAATGGTTCTTAGAAAACTGGGACAATCATATTTATATCAATGAAGATTCTGAGATTCAAAATAGGAATTTGTTCTTTTTAGAATTTGAAAATCGAATAAAAAAAGCACAAGGTAAAATCGTATTTGTTGCATTATATCACCCCATAAAAACAAATAGTAGGCAGGGTTTTTTTAGTAGTATCGGTGGCTTCTCTACTCAAGAATTTCAAAATAAGCAGTACAGAACGCTTAGAAACAGGTTGAAAACAATAGCTAGAGGTTCAGACAACGTTATTTTCTTGTCGGGTCAAGGTAAAAATTTGCAATATATTAATGGTAGTGTTCCTCAAATTACAAGTGGTGCTGCTGGTAAAATCGAATCCGTTAAAAATGGTGAACCAGATGATTTTTCTATCGCTAAAAAAGGTTATGTTCGCCTAGATATTACAACTGACGGTAGTGTAAAGGCAAATTACTATGCTTTAGAAAATGGTTCTTTTAATGAAGTTTTTAAGACTACTGTACTAAAAAGCGAAACTGAAGATTTACAGGTTTACAACTTCGATAAAAATCTAGGGGCTAAAAAATCAGCGGCTATTTATACGAAAGAAGCTGCAACAAAAAGCGGATTCTATAAAGCGCTATGGGGTGAACATTACAGAGAATTCTATGGTAAAGAAGTTAACGCACCAGTAGTTTTCTTAGATACTTTAATGGGAGGTTTAACCCCGTTGAAGCGAGGAGGCGGACAACAATCAAAATCACTTAGATTAGAGGATAAAGAAGGTAAGCAGTATGTTATGCGTGCCTTAAAAAAGAGTACCATAAAGTTTTTACAAGCGAATGCTTTTCAAGAAACTTACATTGGAGATGTTTTAGACGGTACAACCGTAGATAAATTTTTAGCCGATTTTTATACGACTTCAAATCCATATACTCCTTTCGTTGTAGGTGGGTTATCTAATGCAGTTGGTGTCAATCATACCAATCCTATTTTATACTACATTCCTAAACAAGAAACATTAGGAGTTTATAATGATGAGTTTGGTGATGAATTGTATATGATTGAAGAGCATGTAGGCGATACTCAAGTAGAAGCTGAAAGTTTTGGAAAACCGTTAAAAATATTAAGTACTGCAGATGTTTTACAAGAAATAAACAGATCGGGTAAATCGGTAGTAGATGAGTCTTCTTATATCCGTGCAAGAATATTCGATATGCTTTTGGGAGATTGGGACAGACATGAAGACCAATGGCGTTGGGCGCTTTATAAGAATGAAGACGGAACGGAGTATTGTAGTCCAATACCAAGAGACCGTGACCAAGCATTTTCAAAGTACGACGGTACTTTAATCAGTTTTCTAACAAGAGTAATACCAGGGCTACGTAAAATGCAAACTTATGATGAAGACCTTAGAAGTGTAAAATGGTTTGCATCATCTCCTTATCATTTAGATTTAACTTTTATTCATGCTTCTGGTTGGGAAGAGTGGGAGAAGCAAACCAATCATATTCAAGATCAGTTATCAGATGCTGATATTGAAAATGCTTTTGAAGCAATTCCTGATGAGATAAAAGGACCGATCATAGATGATATTAAACAGAAATTAAAAGGTAGAAGAGATAATCTTAAAAAAATAACAAAAGCATATTATCTCTATTTGAACAAGTTTCAAGTTGTTACAGGAACACAGAAAGCAGATGATTTTACCATAACTAGATTAGCGGATGGTAAGACTACGGTAAAAATAGACCGTAAAGATTTAGGTCTTTTAAATCATACATTTTCGAATGACATTACCAAAGAAATTTGGCTATTTGGCTTGGATGGAAAAGATACGTTCACGGTAGAAGGTGAGGGAGACCATCCTATAAAAATTAAAATAGTAGGTGGAAAGAAAAATGATACATACGACTTTAAAAACACGCGAAAGGTAAAACTTTATGATTACAAGGATAAGGAGAATACCATTGTAAATAAAAGATCTAAAAAATGGTTGGTAAATGATTATGAATTAAATAATTACGATCATAAAAAAGTAAAATATAATTTTAATCAGTTGTTACCTATAATAGCATTCAACCCAGATGATGGAGTAAAATTAGGAGTAATAAGCAATCATACCTCATATAGTTTACAACGTAATCCATTTACGTATAAGCATAGCATTAATGCTGCATATTACGGCAGTACATCAGGTTTTGATTTGTCATATAAAGGGGAGTTTTCGAATATTTTTCATAACTGGAATTTTGGTTTAGAGGGTTTATACACAAGTCCTAGTTTTTCAGAAAATTTCTTCGGCTTTGGTAATGAAACACTTTATGACGCTGATGAGGTCGATTTAGATTTTAATAGAATTAGAATTAGTAAATTTAAAGCAGCAGTGTCATTGCAATGGGAAGGTATTAACGGAGGTTCTTTCTATTTTAAACCTTTAGTAGAATCTTTTGAGGTTGATAATACAGCCGATCGTTTTGTAGCACAACTACCACAGACGAATGCATTTTTTGATAGGCAAACCTATGCAGGTGTAGAAACTGCTTATAACTTCAAAAATAAAAATAGTGCCGCTTTTCCAACCTTGGGATTAGATGCAGGGCTGACCATTGGTTATAAAACGAATATAGATAATACCGAAGCAGATAATAGTTTTGCGTACATACAACCACAATTGATCATAGATCACAAGTTAACTAAAAGTGGAAGTATCGTTTTTGCAACCAAGATTGCAGGTGAAGCATTGATCGGTGATAATTTTGAATTTTACCATGCAGCAACTATTGGCGGTATCAATAGCTTAAGAGGATTTAGAAACGAAAGATTTACTGGAAAACAATCTTTTTATCAGAATACAGATTTAAGGTTTCCTTTAGGAGGGTTAAGAACCAGTCTTGTGCCTTTTAGATTCGGACTTACCGGTAGTTTCGATTATGGTAGGGTTTGGGTTGAAGATGATACTTCAAATAAATGGCATAATTCAGTAGGTGCATCGGCTTGGCTTATTGGGGCTGAAGCATTTACAGCTAACATAGGATATTTTAATAGTACGGACGGTGGTAGAATAGTTTTTGCATTAGGCTTCAATTTTTAA
- a CDS encoding glutamate synthase-related protein codes for MKKPIAIAQVDTLENKKPEHALVNGLDLVIVKFDDDISVLYGRCLHRGALMSDGHVDGHNLICGVHGWDYRVDTGVSEYNNAEVLHKFTTKIERGSLFVDEEEIDAYLVDSPQPFNRDAYLGAYADTHPEETEPYTGYIKELATNGLKNLGHHGFSASMGVDRNTLPKWSDIQFLPAQLASRPLLDEDEVATKVVIGPKAKKPLHLDIPLFVSDMSFGALSREAKIALSKGAELAGTGICSGEGGMLPQEQENNSKYFYELASAKFGFTWDKLDNVQAFHFKGGQGAKTGTGGHLPGAKVSKEIAEVRGLKEGETAISPATFPDFYGVDDFKSFAAQVRERTGGIPVGFKIAASHIEKDIQFALDVGVDYIILDGRGGGTGSAPTILRDNINVPTIPALARARKYLDKVGATDVTLVITGGLRVAEDFGKALMLGADAIAVSNSALQAIGCLGMRACGSNNCPVGIATQKESLRSRLIIDSSAKQLHNYFDATNNLIKVIARACGHDDISKFNFDDLSTFNHDMHRLTGINYGGVNA; via the coding sequence ATGAAAAAACCAATTGCAATTGCTCAAGTAGACACTTTAGAAAATAAAAAACCAGAACACGCATTAGTCAATGGTTTGGATTTAGTAATCGTAAAATTTGATGATGATATTTCTGTATTGTACGGTAGATGTCTGCATAGAGGGGCATTAATGTCAGACGGTCATGTAGATGGTCATAACCTTATTTGCGGTGTCCACGGTTGGGATTATAGAGTAGATACCGGGGTTTCTGAATATAATAATGCTGAGGTATTACATAAGTTTACTACTAAAATAGAGAGAGGTAGTCTATTTGTAGATGAAGAAGAGATAGATGCTTATTTAGTAGACAGTCCGCAACCTTTTAATAGAGATGCTTATTTGGGAGCTTACGCAGATACACATCCTGAAGAAACAGAACCATATACAGGGTATATAAAGGAATTAGCTACTAACGGACTTAAAAATTTAGGGCATCACGGTTTTTCGGCTTCCATGGGTGTAGATAGAAATACGTTACCAAAATGGAGCGATATTCAATTTTTGCCTGCCCAATTGGCAAGTAGACCGTTGCTAGATGAAGATGAGGTGGCTACAAAGGTGGTAATTGGGCCAAAGGCTAAAAAGCCTTTACATTTAGATATTCCCCTTTTTGTGAGTGATATGAGTTTTGGTGCTTTGTCACGCGAAGCAAAAATAGCGTTGTCTAAAGGAGCAGAACTGGCTGGTACGGGTATTTGTTCAGGAGAAGGCGGTATGTTACCTCAAGAACAAGAAAATAATAGCAAGTATTTTTACGAATTGGCTTCGGCAAAATTCGGTTTTACTTGGGATAAGTTAGATAATGTACAGGCATTTCATTTTAAAGGCGGACAAGGAGCAAAAACAGGTACGGGAGGTCATTTGCCAGGTGCTAAAGTAAGTAAGGAAATTGCAGAGGTAAGAGGTTTAAAAGAAGGCGAGACGGCAATTTCACCAGCCACTTTTCCAGATTTTTATGGTGTAGATGACTTCAAATCTTTCGCAGCTCAGGTAAGAGAACGTACAGGTGGTATACCGGTAGGGTTTAAAATTGCTGCAAGTCACATAGAAAAAGATATTCAGTTTGCATTAGATGTGGGTGTAGATTATATAATTTTAGATGGTAGAGGTGGGGGAACAGGTTCTGCACCAACCATATTAAGAGATAATATCAATGTACCTACAATTCCTGCTTTGGCCAGAGCAAGAAAATATTTAGATAAAGTAGGTGCCACAGATGTAACCTTGGTTATTACCGGAGGTTTAAGAGTTGCTGAAGATTTTGGTAAAGCCCTTATGTTAGGTGCAGATGCTATTGCCGTCTCTAATTCGGCTTTACAGGCAATTGGTTGTTTGGGAATGCGTGCTTGTGGTAGTAATAACTGCCCTGTGGGTATTGCAACGCAAAAAGAATCATTGCGTAGTAGGTTGATTATTGATTCTTCAGCAAAACAATTACATAACTATTTTGATGCCACAAATAATCTTATCAAGGTCATTGCTAGAGCTTGTGGTCATGATGATATCTCAAAATTCAATTTTGATGACCTATCTACTTTTAATCATGACATGCATCGTTTAACAGGAATTAATTACGGCGGTGTTAACGCTTAA
- a CDS encoding NAD(P)H-hydrate epimerase produces MQVTSLSLEAFKEMDYWAVEKFNLSIELMMENAGLQLARLIAKKANETSVITIGVGNGNNGGGGLVAARRLAAWGFNVNLDLVVPITKDLPKAQLERALLFGAKDGIPETTDIWVDAYLGFSQRLPLSDAFVKSIALANASTAFRISLDIPVGISKDGELSGFKANQVMTLAAPKNLLEKLPSGVEVFMADLGIPKSVYEHFNIQMPDFKEYQLIKIK; encoded by the coding sequence ATGCAGGTGACCAGTCTTTCATTAGAAGCCTTTAAAGAGATGGATTATTGGGCGGTTGAAAAATTCAATCTGTCCATTGAATTGATGATGGAAAATGCGGGGCTTCAACTAGCAAGATTAATCGCCAAAAAGGCAAATGAGACCTCTGTTATCACTATTGGCGTTGGTAATGGAAACAATGGCGGCGGCGGTTTAGTAGCTGCTCGCAGACTTGCTGCTTGGGGGTTTAATGTGAATTTAGATTTGGTAGTTCCTATTACCAAAGACCTGCCAAAAGCACAATTAGAAAGAGCGTTGTTGTTTGGAGCTAAAGATGGTATTCCAGAAACAACGGATATTTGGGTAGATGCCTATTTAGGATTCTCTCAAAGATTACCGTTGTCAGATGCATTTGTAAAAAGTATTGCATTAGCAAACGCATCAACGGCATTTAGAATATCATTGGACATTCCCGTTGGTATTTCTAAAGATGGTGAATTATCAGGGTTTAAAGCGAACCAAGTAATGACATTGGCAGCTCCTAAAAATCTTTTGGAAAAATTACCAAGCGGAGTAGAAGTATTTATGGCTGATTTGGGAATACCAAAATCGGTTTATGAGCATTTCAATATTCAAATGCCTGATTTTAAAGAATACCAATTGATAAAAATTAAATAA